The Lycium barbarum isolate Lr01 chromosome 11, ASM1917538v2, whole genome shotgun sequence genome contains the following window.
TCCAGCAAGTCTTATTTTTCTTGCAATCCTGCATTGACTacgtttcttttgagccgagggtccaTCGGAAACTGCCTCTCTATCCCCAAAATGTAGAGGTCAGGTCTgcatacattctaccctccccagaccccacttgtgggattacactgggtatgttgttgttgttgttgttgaggtgTTACAGCAACGTAAAAAAACAGAGATGAAATTTGGAGCACCTCAGCAATTAGACTCTTATTCATGATATAACTTTATTAGTTGAAGACCTCCAGAAAGTTAACTGAGCTGAGAATTTCATAATAGTATTCATTCACGTAAATTCTTGAAATACCCAGAACCATACGTGCAACCTTATCTACAGCATATCTCTCTAGAGTAGCAAACAGATTTCTTGATAAAGCTTTACAGTGTTTTATAGagaaacaaatatatacatacctGAAGATCAACTTTCAGAATAATATTTAGTTGGTGCAAGTCTAGACCAGTTCCTCCTGAAACAGCAGAAGCAAAAGAAGAGAGAGTAATTTTCCCATCTCCAGCCTTTGCTGATAAACGCTCACTCCGCAAGGACTCGGCTCGTTCTTCGGCCTTTTCACGAGCAACATCAAGGGACCCAACAACCTCAAACTCATCACCAGCAAATGGAACATTGTTCAGTCCAATCACCTGTGTATTGACTAATCATGGTGAGAATTCATGCACGCACACATACAAGATATACACATGAAAAGACAGAGCAAGTGCTCTTTTTTTGTTCCTGATAAGGTAAATAATGTTATTAACGTTGGGAAACACAGACAGATTAACCACTAAAAGCTAGTCAGAGATGTTGTGTTCAGTCAAGAATTTCACCATGATTTAAGACACACAAGTGGCTATGAGTAAATGGGAAGAAAAgaagataaaataaaaagaagcATACCTGCACAGGTATGGAGGGTCCGGCTTCATCAACACGCTTTCCCTTATCATCAAACAGAGCCCGCACCTTGAAATATGTAAAACACGTATTACTTCAAACAGGAAAATTCTAGAAAGTGATCAAATTAAGCAACATACTCACTGTTGAATACATAGGTAGAACTAGACTATGAATTtcttataagccaaaaaacaAGTTCTTTTTAACCCTTAGTATCAATCGTAGAAGGAAAACCAGACAGTGAATTAAATAAAAGCACATTCCAAATTCTTTTTAAGTGCTTATTTGCTAACCTTTCCATAAGCTTCACCACAAACTACTACATCTCCTCCTTTCAATGTACCCTTCTGCACAATGAACGTTGCTATCGGTCCTTTAGATTTATCGAGACCTGCCTCAATCACAGTCCCCTTGGCATTTCTTTCAGGATTAGCCTTCAACTCTTGCAACTACAGCAGAGAAAAAAAGACATTAGATAAGACCTATAACTCTTGCATATCATGTTCTTATTCTTTTTCTCTTCCGATGATAAGGTTTTCAACAAAAGTGTGGCAGAGAGATCAGAAAATGGACGACAATTTTCAGAAAACTAGTTTATATTATGACCTTCTTTTCTAGTCTGTTTCGAAATGAAGGCCACCTTTTTATATGTAGTAGGTTTTTAATTCCAACAtttcaattttacccttaatgataCTTCTTCTAGGAAtgacatgacatgtttaagaccacaatatTTAACAAGTATTTTTGTAATGTTATACACACCTTAAATTCAAAAGTCTTGTTTACGTTATTAAACTGTGTAttcagtcaaactaagacacataAAATAAATGGAGGGAGTGATAGGACAAGTATGCAGAATTTGCAAGCACAAAATTGTGTTAATATTTCTTGACACCATCAGGCAGTCGAGACATATAAGATGGGATTTCAAAGAGTACGGCAAAAACAACCTAGTAAAGCATCAACAAAAACAGACAGTCACAACATCATCTTACCTCCGCAACAAGCATGACCGTTTCCAGCAAATCATCAATATTCTCTCCTTTAAGAGCACTGATCTGTTCAATCAAATAAAAATTGATGAATGCTGATATAAGCAAAAAGGTGCTTCCGCATAGTTTGCAGTTTGACTACCTTAACCATTGGAACGTCACCGCCCCAATCTTCCGGCATCAAACCAATGGAGGAAAGTTCTTGCATGACTCGATCAGGATTTGCTCCATCCTTATCAACCTAAAATCAGATAGAGACAAGAATCAATTGGTAAGATTTTAAAACAAAGAGTAAGAGAAAAAGAGACTAAGCACATCTATGTGAATAAGACCTTATTTATGGCAATCACAATCGGAACTCCGGCTGCCTTGGCATGTGCTATAGCCTCATTTGTCTGAGGCCGAATTCCGTCATCAGCAGCTACTACAATGATAGCAATGTCTGTTACTCTTGCTCCACGAGCTCTCATTGCCCCAAAAGCCTATGAGAAAAATTAGAATCCATATAGCTGAGTTAAAATTTGAAAAAGGTTGCTGCTTAACATTATAGAGTAGCTTTTATCGTAGAGATCAGATGTAGTTGACTTCCGGTAAATTTAAGCATTTAAACTGTATTGAGTACCTCGTGTCCAGGTGtatcaagaaaaacacatatcTGGGGCTTGGAGTCAATAGGCACTTGCACCTTATATGCCCCAATTCCTTGGGTAATTCCACCAGCTTCAGATGCCGCCACCTACACATATCTACTAGTTAGGATTCAGTTTCCAACTAAAGTTACAGTGATATCAGACAATAACCATACCATAAGCAAATTACAAACTTCATTATAAGACCATGTGCGGAGCTAGGGTACCGCAAGGGGATTCGTCGAAAATTTACAACTGTATATATAAggtcaaattattttttatgtatatatagtagatgttgaatccccttgGCTTGTTATTGTGTTTGCTTCTTTATATTTAAAATCCCCTTAGAGAAAATCTTGGTTGCGCCACCGTATAGGACAATAGTAAAAAGGAGCTTTCAATCTACCTTGGTCTTGCGTATATGGTCCAAGAGAGTAGTCTGTCAACAAACAACCGAGAAACACATGTCAGCTAGAGCTTGGTATGCAACATTTAATCGTAAATATGTGCATAACAAGTATAGACTATGAAGTTTTATTGGTCACCTTTCCATGATCAACATGACCCATTATAGTTATGACGGGAGGTCTATCTTGTAGTTTGTCTAAGTCTTCTTCATCGAAAATTTCCTTCTTTCTTGCCATCTCTTCCACTTTAACAAAGGCAGCATCAATAACTTCCACTTCATATTCTTTACAAACCATCTTCACCATGTCATTGCTAAGAGTTTGCACACCATCAGGCTTGATTCCTTTTGAGTATAGAAGACCAAGGATTTCACCTTCACTAGTAGCTAAGTTGTAAGCCAACTCCTCAATCGGCATGCCTTCTTCACCAACCTCTAGAATTTCTACTTTGATAGGTGCAGACTCTTTAGCAGCCCTAAGTCGGGCTGCCTTGCGGCTTGCCTTGGTCCACTTTCTTCCCTTCCGTGCTGAACCAGGAATATCAAACTCTGATGCTTCCTCGTCTTGAATCCCATCATCAACCTTACGCCTTCGTTGTCCTCCAGGTGCACCACTCTTTCTACGGAAATCCTCCCTGAATCTACCAGGAGGCCCAGGGCCCTTTCCGGGTTTCGGAGGGGCTAAAACAGCTTGAGCAATCATAGAATCAACAGCTGGTTTCTTGGATGCAAATTTGTCGACCAATATTGTCTTACGTTCTTTGGTCTTTCCAGCTGATTCAATTGCATCAGCAGGTGGGGACGCGGGTGGTGCCCTCGCTGCAGCACCAACATCCTTCAATATCACCGGTTTCTTTACAATAGGAGGAGGAGGAGCTACAGACGGTCTTGCTTGTAACTGTGGTTGAACCTTCTGGGGTAGTTGAGGGGGTCTTAGAGGAGCAACAGTTTGAGATTCATTCTGCCTTATTGGTTCCTGTTTAGGGGGTGGTTTTACAACTTTTTGTACGGCAGCAACCGGATTTCCTTTTTTCCAGACACTCTTCAAAGTTTTGGACTTCTTGGAAGAATCATCAGAATCAACTGGCTTAGTATTTCTTTTGTACTGTGCATTGGCAGACGACTTGTTAACCGACGACACATTTGCTTTTCTGTTAGTTTCTAGCTTCTCCACTTTCTCTAATGCCTCTCCAAGTGACTCAATGACCTTGCTTCTCTCTTCTTCATTaggattttttcttttttcgtcaTCAGAATCAGAGCTAAGGACTGGTCCATTCCCTAAAGCAGGGCCAGGTTTAGGTCCAGGTTTTAACTGTGGTTTCGGGGCCGGCTTAAGTAAATCCTCCTTATTACTACTGGATGATGAATCAAGGGAAACTGATGCCCCCTGATCAGCAATGAAGTCTGTGGTGACCGAATATCTACAAACAGAAACATGACGCCATCTTTTCCCAACCAAAATTCTATTTAAGCTTCTAAAGTTGTTGGAAAAAGAAACCCTCCTAACTAGTGAGAATGAACCTTCAAACTGGCCAGAAGAACATCCACAAACACTCCCCAAACTCACTAGGGAAGCCATAGTACTCATTTCTCTTTACACTTATCTTAAATCCCAACCATGGATTACCTAACAATGCACCAACTAAAAAAACTCAATCCCCAAAATTCTTCTCCaaatttcaaaaatcaagaaCCTGGGTATACAATGAAATTCAATACAATAAGCAGAATTATGAGAACTAAAGCAAACAAACTGGTAAAAAATCAATCTTTTTGAAATCAAGAAAAGAACCCCATATGGAATTTCTAGTATTTATAGCATGGGAGCTGAAAAAGTTGTTACCTTTATGACCTCTTACCATGGACTACCTAACAATGCAGCAACTAAATCAAGAACCTGAGTATACAATGAAATTCAATTCAATAACAAGAATTATGACaacaaaagccaaaaaaaaaaaaaaaaactggtaaAAACTTAATCTTTGTGAAATCAACAAAAGAACCCCATATAGAATTTCTAGTATTTATTAACAGGGAGCTCAAAAAGCTTTTACCTTTATGAGGTAGTGACCTTGTTCTTGCATAAGAAATTGGCTTATGTTACCAAATACTAACACAGTTAGCTTGTGTTAGTTTGTGTTATGCAGtatggaagagagagagagagacaaagATAGGagtgaaagggaaaaaaaaaaaaaaaaggagcgaGTGGCTGAGAGGGAACTGAAATCAAAGGTAAGGGGACTGAAAGGATATACAAATATGTGATTATTGATAAGGCTTCGGGTAaggttttcttcctcaaatatatatatatatatatatatgaacggGGACGAGATTACAATGTGAATATTTAAATCTTCACCAATAACGTGAAAGTTCAGTAATCAATCAACTGAACTACTAAGATTTCTACCTATATATGGCTCTCTTATTTTATCCACGCAATATTTATATCAAAGACATGATAACAAATTTTATGGTGTTTTTCGATAAATATATTAGAACTCCTTATGGTTCATTTTAGTTGTCGTACTTACTAAAAATAGCTGATTCAAATAATTGTCATTTTAAGAATCAAgatataattaattatttatttccaCCTTTACCCTtacttatatattataaattgaaatcaaagagtAAATAAAGATAATTTAATCAAATTACCTTTTTAGCTGAGAGAACAAATTGGTTGTTCTCTCAGCACAACAACTTACACCCAtttctttgttattttttttttttgtagtttttattttatgtaattttctcATATAAGTACATTATCTTTTTAATAGATTTCAGGAACTATGGAGAGAGGGAAATTTGAAGTTAGTGAATATTGAAATTATATggttatacttatatgcgtgaaatTTTCATCGGTACCACTTGCATTTATATTTCTTCTTGTTAGTTAATTAACAAATCATTCAATGTATAAATCATTAATTGATCAActaaaaaatatgaaaatatattAAAAGAGTTGGCAATAACTGACATGATGAGCTGAAGTTTGAGCTACATAAACCTGATGtgaaataattttttataatattataaattatcaGGAATAGTTCGACGAGACAACTACGATGACTTGAATTTCAAATGAATACTTGGTTCTTGTTGATATAAAGAAAGAGTGATTTAGAGTTTATCTCTAAATCGGACAAAACTTTTGAAATAAGTTAATACATGAAAATTAGTTGATCAATAAAAAGTTCTTTCAAATAGTTCTTAATTTCGCATTCTCTCAACTCTTCTATCTCATTCTGGCAATTCATTATTTCCTATTATCAAATATAACTAGTGAATTTGTCCGCGCTTCGCTCGGTTATGAAAAACATATATGAATTTACAATATCATCTACTCTTTTGAAATAAGTTAATACATGCAAATTAGTTGATCAATAAAAAGTTCTTGATTTCGCATTCTCTCAACTCTTCTATCTCATTCTCGCAATCATTATTTCCTATTATTATCAAATATAACTAGTGAATTTGTCTGCGCTTCGCTCGGTTATGAAAAACATATATGAATTTACAATATCATCTACTTCTCTTTTATAAATGTAGTCAAAATCTACAGAAAGGATAAAAAAATCACAAATTATTAAAGTTAAAAGCTTAAAATGTGAGTGCACACTTCACACACAAGATCAAGTGTAACATTAATTTAGTAATCAAAATACAACCAAATAGAATTTTACATAGAATGAGAAAAGTGGCGTACTTAAAAGTGGCGTACTTATCTCAATAAGTACTTGTGGACATGTTAAGTTTAAAACAAAGCAAGTTGGTTTTAAAAATCAAGAGCCTGGTTGTCAAAACCAAGTAACCAACTCGGTTTGGCTCTAATTTACATATAGAGTATAATTAACTTTTTCTGTTCCACTGTAATAGTTATTTATTATATAAGAATATTATTTACTgttaataattataaatattccTAGTATCTGTGAACAATATCATTTTTCTTGTATTTACCTTAATCTAAAAAGCCCAAGATTCTAAATATAACTATCAAGCTTTTCCTCTTCCACTATAGCTATTACTTTTTATCAGATGTTAAAAGAATCATTTTTTTAATCTTTATggcataattttttttatcactcTTATATAATTGCTCGTTTGTTACTTTTATGCTTTCTTAagcaccatatatatataaccaaaaaaaacaaaaaaaattctgCAACGAAGGAAAACGACAATCCTGTATCACCAAAAATTAATTTGCAGAACAACAATCTCGTATCACTGTATTCTTTTCCTCAAAAAGCCACATGTAGAGAAGCAACTTTAAGTCTCGTATTCAACTGAAGCAACTTTTAATTCTTAAATTACACGTTCTACAAACATTTGTTCATATCTCTAAATGGTGTTTATCCAATTGGACCAAATTTACACTGTAAAATCTTGATATGATTCAATATATAAGAAATAAAATAGGTGCACCAACCTATAGCTTCAAGTTGAACTATCTTGGATAATAAAATGGACTGTAGTTTAAATATCAAATACCTTATTGAAATTCCATTTGACGcaagtaaattcacgaaagtcTTTGACGGCCCTTTGTCATCCGTCGAATGTGCTTCTGCAACATCTACTTCAATCTTTTTCACGATATAAATTGAAATTACAAAAAAGAATGAAATGCATTAACTTAAATACGCTACCTCGTGCAAGATTCGACATTCATCAAGCAGAATTTCATGTAAGAAAAAGTGTCTTATTCAAGAATAAGTGCTTTGTAGCCCGAATAAAATCTCAATTGATATGAACTTATACAGTGCATATAGAGGAAGGCCATAAGATGTTATAAATTTTCATACCTCACATATCCTCTCCATTTGATATGTCGCCTGCTTTCCTGAAGAAAAGTTCGaagtacaacaaaaaaaaaaaaaatggctaaaTGCCTGACAAGGATTTGAAGTAAAATAAGCTTGAACAGATTTATACATTATATACTTGCTGACTAAATGTCTTTTAAGTTCTCCATCATACACAATAATTTGTTGATAATTAAGGTGAATTAAGTTCTGATAGAAGTAAAAGTAATGACGTTACATGCTCACAATAATGTTCCttcattattgatttttttaatgaTGAACTAAATAGGGGAGAACGTTACATTTCATTTGGCTTTGGAAGAAATAACTTAAGAACATTTAACATAATTAAGATTTAAGAGAGTTAAATGAgtgtttttgagttttttttaCATAGAATATAAATGAGAAAAATAGGGAAAAggtaaaaaaaatgagaaaaaagataaatagttttgtaggtcatagagaggtgtcacatcaccttgtctatgcctaactttatattatatatattttgtgtctcattacACTATTCAAACTTGACCTTTGACTCTTTAGTATCACTGTTGCTATTTTAGAATAGAGCACAGATTTAGCGATATTTTTTTAGAGAGAATTGAACAACATTATTACAACAACTCCAACCCTTGTACTGTGGGAGGGGGGTAGATTTCGATTTTGGAGAAAGAGCATCAATGAAATCAATTTTATCTCAATCTGGGAGTGCTATGACAATAGGCTGCTTCATCCAACATATCTTTTGTCATCAGAGAGAGTTTACCAAGACTATATCATGTGAATCAAAAGAATGAAAATAGCATGGACCGGAACAATCGATGTCTATAAATCATAATCGAACCCAAAAATCCCATTAGTTTACAGAACAATCTCTTCAAAAAAAATAACATGATTTCCTTCTCTGAACTGGTTGAAGAGATACGTATATTCATCGTTGTTGTGCTATTCTTTGTCAGATGTAATAATCCCATCGTTACTCTATTGACATCCATTCTTGCTTTATAGTGTTGTCCGCCATTGCTATAGTTGCTCTTCTCAAATACTTTATCGCAATGGACACCACGTTAAGTGTAATTATGACATCTCTGTTCTGCATTATTCAAATAATTAGATTGTACGTCTCATTCAATGAACCGATAAAAGAAATTAGAGATTCAAGAATAGTCGCTCTAATCCAAGATCAAGGTTCTCCGGCACTGATAGTCTTTCGTTCAAGATTATGAGAACCGCAGCGGCAACACGTAACGTCAAAGTCTAGTTTTCTCAATATGCAAATAACTAGACTAAGCGATAGACAAATGACATCTTAAAGGAATTGTAATGAGTGTTTTGATAGtatttttttcttcatttacGTCATGAACATATGATCGAGAGTACAAAATAAAACTTCTTTACTTGAATGTAATCATTTGTATCTGATTCTTAAATAATGTTTCTCGATTAAAAAAATGGTGGTTGTTTAATTGTTAGATTCTTTAGCAGACGAAACTCCTTGAAGTTCTTGAAATCTATAGGAAGTCACAGAAAACATTCAGAGTCAAGTGGCCACAATAACATATTCAACAATGTTTCAGAGAAGCCAACAAGGTGGCAGACACATTAACTAACTGGCGTCTAAATCAAAGAGAGATTGTTCATTTGAACGACTATAATTTGCTATCTAAGCAGGTAAAAGAGAAATCAATATGGACAGATTTCATTTCTCCTCTTTCAGATGGAAAATTTATTAAATAAGGACTTGCCACTTAATTTTTCTGATAACTTGAGAGAAATTCTACTCGTCTTATGGAGTGGAACTTTTTTCATGCTCTAGCTCTAGAGAGGTACAAAAAGAAAACTTCTATACTTGAATGTCATCATTTATATCTGATTCTTAAATAATGTTTCTAGATTAAAAAAAATGGTGCTTGTTTAATTGTTAGATTATTTAGCAGATGAAACTCCCTGAAGTTCTTGACATCTATATGAAGTCATAGAAAACATTTAGAGTCAGGTGGCCACAATAACATATTCAACAATGTTTTAGAGAAGCCAACAAGGTGGCAGACACATTAACTAACCGGGGTCTAAATCGAAGAGAGATTTCATCTGAACCATTATAATCTGCTACCTAAGCAGGCTAAACAAGAAATCAATATGGACATTTCATTTCTCCTCTTTCAGAGGGAAAATTTCTAAAATAAGGACTTGCCAATTAATTTTTTTGATAACTTAAGAGAAATTCTACTTGTCTCACGGAGTGGAACTTTTTTCATGCTCTAGCTCTGGAGATGGAGGAGATTGCTAAAAAATGAGTTAGAGATTGAAGAAGagaaaaatatgtaaattgaGCACCTCAAGCTCTAAGGGATGAGCCCTAATACCATACACCATATACTCTCTCtctttagagagagagagacactAGGTACTTGATACTCGTGCCAGCACAGACCCAATGATAATAATATGTAGGATGGAAAATTAACTAATCAGTTACAACTTACACgaaattatataatttttacaacATTAAACTCTAAATAGATCAACTATCCTTAAATTCGCAGTTACAAAATTACTTATTCTCATACCACAATCTGAAGAAGATGTTTGAAAGTAGTTTAACATAAATTTAGTTTCACAAGAATGGTAATTAAGTTTGCATTTTTAACTAAATCGATATATTGatatatcaaataatattttaatattcaaaatacatgAAATTCATTAAGCTTCATTGCTCATATATtatgaattaaaaataaattaacttGGATACTTTTTCTTCCAAATAATTTTTGCAAACATAACAAAATGATAAAAGTAACAACTCAATTGTCAAAACAAAAGGGTCCAagacttttgtaacccaaaaataaatttttggaaccaaaataacccattaaaaaaaaagaatcaaaatAGGTTTTACGCACAGATTCTATGCGTAAAAGGACTGAAGTGTAGTTTTTTACACTTAAGTCCttttacgcacagaatctgtgcataAAGCTATTAAATATACGAGGCCTCCTTCTTCCCCACCACTGGTGCCCCACGATCAAAAGGAAAAAAATCAGGCATTAAAGGTGCATTTTCGAGGTCCCACGCGATCAAAAACAtcgttttcttgttgatttccaacccaaaagtcaatatttttggtatattgaagtctaggaataagtttcttcgcaataaagcggcgtataattcaattcaaaaactcaaaattaaAGCTTCAATTTAGGTATTTTACTACGATTTTGCTATTACATTATTAACCTAAGCATTACTATTGTGTATTATTTGCGGATatggaccaaaaaaaaaattacgcacTTTTTTTGCGCGTAAAATGGGCTGTTTCTGcccctttttttatttattttatttgttgttactttgttaattgtttatttagtatttgttaattgttaggttagttatttcaattgttagactagcaaattatttatttagtttttgttaagtcaattgtttatttgttaataatttgttaattatttgatgagttagttaattgtttatttattaattatatgctaataatttattaattgtttgattagttagttaattgtttgtttattaattatatgctaattgttttctagctaattgttaattttttgatttgttaATAATTaatctttatatgtttaattgttaatttatttatttgctaattagaaattgaaaatccttagtttaggattcaatcCTTCGTATAATTTCTcggtaaaagattacataactaatactacgtaTTAGAGATTAATTTAATATGCGTAAAAAATATACCACTTTAATCCTTACTTCATgtattaatgattaatttaaaatgcctaAAATAGATAGGACACCTCCATGGAGCCGGGGCCCTTCGCCAACAGAGGGGTACTTTATCTACAGCATGAGCATAGGTCCCAGTATTATGGGATGCACCGGTATCCTCTAGTAGAGTGGTTCATACCCGTTCGGGGGAGTTAACATGGGATATTCTAGAGGCTATTGCCCCACATCCTCGTGTTATAGATATACTACATCGGGGCGATATCTACCGGTGCATCGAGGTTGGTCGGCTTGTGCAcgataggtgtcacgacccaaccccgtgggccgtgactagtgctcgaattgggcacccgaacacaatcacaaatccgagcggcaaacagatgacttataccgatacaaatatcaaacgctgcctcaaattatatcaaacacatccaggtatataacagaagccgacaaggcggtgtttcaaatttataagattttcaaagaaaatttcggcagagtttcctttgtttttcggactatccaaaataaccctgtacacagcaaataccaacaaaggccacacagggccaacagaacaacatatacatgtgcgagccgacaaggctgccataacgaaagagatcatatggacacaactgtacagtagtaggcacacacacccacaaataagtctacaaacctctaaacagaccaaacgaatcatatggcggaacagggccccgccgtacccagaacaaatatatatacatacataacgaacaaaagtatataccaaaagtgtatgctctgaaatgagaagagcactccaaacagctgaaggggatatcctaaactgggggatcaccgaactgtgcgtctgtacctgcgggcatgaaacgcagcccccgaagaaagggggtcagtacgaaatatgtactgagtatgcaaagcagaatgtacagaaagcaaatctgagacataacgaaatgggagtatcaaacataagtgcaaatccaatcttatcaaattatttagtttcaaatatgtgagtcatgcatagggtacagaagaatatggtcgcccgcctgtcgatggcgccataaacacagcataacaccagaaagatttcaaatctccgtatccccgtcacatatcacatcacaacataatgCCATATACAACACAtcaccaaacataagtggaacccgaccctcattagcgagtagctcggagaaccataacacagcataactccggagtatatcaaaatgcgcacgataacagaaccggcccgggactcggcgaaacgaataacagaatgcacgaatagagtcgtgagtagtcatatgcataaaatcattatcataaattcaaacataagtaaaatgatcatatttggaaatcgaaataatagtcttaacaaattctttcaaaagtttctgaatttcataaaggaaagtcgcggggccCACTGATGGttatttacccgagtcgggcccgcctatagaaAACTCACATATCACATGCCATATAGGCTCCTACAAAAGTATTGAggtaatccgagcatttatgtgcaaGAAATGGCATTCAAGAATTACGAAAAAtccttaaagtgaaacctttctatACAAAGTTcagaaagcgattatttcaaagacgtgaaggttcatacttttatcaaatcatgcataagagtgccaaagaatacatatggatcatatcatgctcggatttcgaatcataggaatttccttaaggctttaatctagcctatgtaaaactaagacatgccaaaaagaaaggaggttgttttacatacctcgaacacacttccaagctagccaatctaaagctactccaaatttacgcctcgggctccccaaggtctacaaaatgtgccaatgaatatccaatattaaccataggcatattaagaaatttttcattccaactaactctaaattctacagaaaattcggcag
Protein-coding sequences here:
- the LOC132618355 gene encoding translation initiation factor IF-2, chloroplastic yields the protein MSTMASLVSLGSVCGCSSGQFEGSFSLVRRVSFSNNFRSLNRILVGKRWRHVSVCRYSVTTDFIADQGASVSLDSSSSSNKEDLLKPAPKPQLKPGPKPGPALGNGPVLSSDSDDEKRKNPNEEERSKVIESLGEALEKVEKLETNRKANVSSVNKSSANAQYKRNTKPVDSDDSSKKSKTLKSVWKKGNPVAAVQKVVKPPPKQEPIRQNESQTVAPLRPPQLPQKVQPQLQARPSVAPPPPIVKKPVILKDVGAAARAPPASPPADAIESAGKTKERKTILVDKFASKKPAVDSMIAQAVLAPPKPGKGPGPPGRFREDFRRKSGAPGGQRRRKVDDGIQDEEASEFDIPGSARKGRKWTKASRKAARLRAAKESAPIKVEILEVGEEGMPIEELAYNLATSEGEILGLLYSKGIKPDGVQTLSNDMVKMVCKEYEVEVIDAAFVKVEEMARKKEIFDEEDLDKLQDRPPVITIMGHVDHGKTTLLDHIRKTKVAASEAGGITQGIGAYKVQVPIDSKPQICVFLDTPGHEAFGAMRARGARVTDIAIIVVAADDGIRPQTNEAIAHAKAAGVPIVIAINKVDKDGANPDRVMQELSSIGLMPEDWGGDVPMVKISALKGENIDDLLETVMLVAELQELKANPERNAKGTVIEAGLDKSKGPIATFIVQKGTLKGGDVVVCGEAYGKVRALFDDKGKRVDEAGPSIPVQVIGLNNVPFAGDEFEVVGSLDVAREKAEERAESLRSERLSAKAGDGKITLSSFASAVSGGTGLDLHQLNIILKVDLQGSIEAVRQALQVLPQDNVTLKFLMQATGDISASDVDLAVASKAIIFGFNVKTPGSVKSYADNKGVEIRLYKVIYDLIDDVRKAMEGLLESVEEQVPIGSAEVRAVFSSGSGRVAGCMVTEGKVVEDCGVRVLRKGKEIHVGVLESLRRVKEAVKEVNAGLECGIGVEDFDDFEEGDILEAFNSVQKRRTLEEASASMSAALEVVGRDLQGNQR